A genomic segment from Candidatus Methylomirabilota bacterium encodes:
- a CDS encoding NADPH:quinone oxidoreductase family protein, whose translation MRAVLCRAWGAVEGLQLGDAPPPIPADGEVVIAVRAAGINYADAIMVAGRYQTKPPLPFSPGLEAAGIVAACGDRVTRFRPGDRVMAILAHGGLAELAAAPEAETFAIPDRMSFEEAGAFPVAYISSHVALRWQARLELGETLLVLGAAGGVGLTAVEIGKAMGARVIAAASTAEKLAVAQERGADDGVNYVEEKLTDRVMALTDGKGADVCFDPVGGDLFDSALSSLGWGGRILLIGFVAGVPQIPANRLLVKHRAALGSSLRYFRWHAPDKLRRSVEELVQWYGEGKLRPLVTHRLPLEQSVEAIRLLTDRKAHGKVVVVVEPR comes from the coding sequence ATGCGCGCCGTGCTCTGTCGCGCGTGGGGAGCGGTCGAGGGTCTCCAGCTCGGCGACGCGCCGCCGCCCATTCCTGCCGACGGTGAGGTGGTCATCGCGGTCAGGGCGGCGGGGATCAACTACGCCGATGCCATCATGGTGGCCGGGCGTTACCAGACGAAGCCGCCGCTGCCGTTCAGCCCCGGCCTCGAGGCGGCGGGGATTGTCGCCGCCTGCGGAGACCGAGTGACACGCTTCAGGCCGGGCGACCGCGTGATGGCGATCCTGGCCCACGGCGGCCTCGCCGAGCTCGCGGCCGCTCCCGAGGCGGAAACCTTCGCCATTCCCGACCGCATGAGCTTCGAGGAGGCCGGCGCCTTTCCTGTCGCATACATCTCGAGCCACGTCGCCCTCCGCTGGCAGGCCCGGCTCGAGCTGGGCGAGACGCTCCTGGTGCTGGGAGCGGCGGGAGGCGTGGGGCTCACCGCCGTCGAGATCGGCAAGGCCATGGGCGCGCGCGTGATTGCCGCGGCCAGCACGGCCGAGAAGCTCGCGGTGGCCCAAGAGCGCGGGGCGGATGACGGCGTCAATTATGTTGAGGAAAAGCTCACGGACCGCGTGATGGCGCTGACGGACGGCAAGGGCGCCGACGTGTGCTTCGATCCCGTCGGCGGAGATCTCTTCGACTCCGCCCTATCGTCGCTCGGGTGGGGCGGCCGCATCCTCCTCATTGGCTTCGTGGCCGGCGTGCCGCAGATCCCCGCGAACCGGCTCCTCGTGAAGCATCGCGCCGCGCTCGGATCCTCGTTGCGGTACTTCCGCTGGCACGCGCCGGACAAGCTCCGCCGGTCCGTCGAGGAGCTCGTGCAGTGGTACGGCGAGGGCAAGCTCCGGCCGCTCGTCACGCACCGTCTGCCCCTCGAGCAGAGCGTGGAGGCGATCCGGCTGCTCACGGACCGCAAGGCCCACGGCAAGGTCGTGGTGGTGGTGGAGCCGCGATGA
- a CDS encoding enoyl-CoA hydratase-related protein, which translates to MMEIRVEQHGRHIVMVTIDNQRRLNAMTRPMMAELGRVWDELGRGDCRCIVLTGAGDRAFCAGADVSGDLSASAETAKIVSHALLKTDAYSKPIVAAVNGDCVGGGLELLLSTDIRAAAPHARFGLPEVRWSIYPFGGATVKLIQQIGHVHAMDLLLTGRLVDAGEAVRLGLVNRVVPAPDLTAWALETAEAIAANSPSAVQAVKQQISATIADHARSREALDQELGDQVRASAEFTEGVAAFREKRPPRYE; encoded by the coding sequence ATGATGGAGATCCGCGTGGAGCAGCACGGGCGGCACATCGTGATGGTGACCATCGACAACCAGCGGCGCCTCAACGCTATGACCAGGCCGATGATGGCGGAGCTTGGGCGGGTGTGGGACGAGCTCGGGCGGGGCGACTGCCGCTGCATCGTGCTGACGGGAGCGGGCGACCGCGCCTTCTGCGCCGGGGCCGACGTCAGCGGCGATCTCTCGGCCAGCGCGGAGACCGCGAAGATCGTCAGCCACGCGCTCCTGAAGACCGACGCGTACTCGAAGCCGATCGTGGCCGCGGTCAACGGCGACTGCGTGGGCGGCGGGCTGGAGCTCCTCCTCTCCACGGATATCCGGGCCGCCGCGCCCCACGCGCGGTTCGGCCTTCCCGAGGTGCGCTGGTCGATCTATCCGTTCGGCGGCGCCACCGTCAAGCTGATCCAGCAGATCGGGCACGTCCACGCGATGGATCTCCTGCTCACCGGTCGGCTCGTGGATGCGGGCGAGGCGGTGCGCCTGGGGCTCGTCAACCGCGTCGTGCCTGCCCCCGACCTCACGGCGTGGGCGCTCGAGACCGCGGAGGCCATCGCGGCCAACAGCCCATCCGCGGTGCAGGCGGTGAAGCAGCAGATCAGCGCGACGATCGCCGATCACGCGCGCTCACGCGAGGCCCTCGACCAGGAGCTCGGCGACCAGGTGCGGGCCAGCGCGGAGTTCACCGAGGGTGTCGCCGCGTTTCGGGAGAAGCGCCCGCCCCGCTACGAGTGA